In Silene latifolia isolate original U9 population chromosome X, ASM4854445v1, whole genome shotgun sequence, the following proteins share a genomic window:
- the LOC141620058 gene encoding uncharacterized protein LOC141620058, translating to MARPRGRGRGRPAHVPPITEAPSTDCEANSGEIPRSPIVFNSLINDVGSSHSRPNTFKAALSSFKASGDTLFDDIEPSLEVPNPEFPLLENPTVEKSQPPTTDSNGSDIPKSWTTVAKAKAGMSLHFCEQSAASTEIDICEDDIEGELQYWKYTLMGNVLGAKPTTTQMHTFVAKHWNHVSLPTVQYFRRGWFSFRFPSQTDMDEVLKGGPWSMGNNSMVLKQWSPTFTKEMDKISVVPIWILFPDLDPLLWSDIVLSKLANKVGKPMYADMTTTTKARLSFARVLVEADLSTELPENVILNTPFHGQINQQIVYEWRPYYCVCCGKMGHTDNFCKLNKAKQAAKEVWRP from the coding sequence ATGGCACGACCTCgtggaagaggaagaggacgCCCTGCTCATGTTCCCCCTATTACAGAAGCTCCGTCGACGGATTGTGAAGCCAACTCAGGTGAAATCCCTAGATCCCCAATTGTTTTCAACAGTTTAATTAATGATGTTGGGTCTAGCCATAGTCGACCCAATACGTTTAAAGCGGCTCTTAGCTCCTTTAAAGCATCAGGCGATACTTTGTTTGATGATATTGAACCATCTTTGGAAGTCCCCAACCCTGAATTTCCCCTTTTGGAAAATCCGACAGTGGAAAAATCCCAGCCCCCGACCACTGATTCTAATGGCTCTGATATCCCTAAAAGTTGGACTACTGTCGCTAAAGCGAAGGCTGGCATGAGCTTACACTTCTGTGAGCAGAGTGCGGCCTCTACTGAGATAGATATTTGTGAAGACGACATTGAGGGTGAACTCCAATACTGGAAATACACTCTCATGGGTAATGTCTTAGGAGCCAAGCCTACTACTACCCAAATGCATACCTTTGTGGCTAAGCATTGGAACCATGTATCCCTCCCAACTGTTCAATATTTTAGAAGGGGGTGGTTCTCTTTCCGCTTTCCCTCCCAAACGGATATGGATGAAGTTCTCAAAGGTGGACCATGGTCAATGGGAAACAACTCTATGGTGCTTAAGCAATGGTCACCGACCTTCACTAAAGAGATGGACAAAATCTCTGTTGTCCCTATTTGGATTCTTTTCCCAGACCTTGATCCCCTCCTCTGGTCTGATATTGTCCTCAGCAAGCTTGCCAACAAAGTGGGAAAACCAATGTATGCTGACATGACCACTACCACCAAAGCCCGACTCTCTTTTGCTAGAGTTTTAGTGGAAGCTGACCTTTCAACGGAGTTACCTGAGAATGTCATTTTGAATACCCCCTTCCATGGACAGATCAATCAGCAAATAGTGTATGAATGGAGGCCTTACTATTGTGTTTGCTGCGGGAAAATGGGGCATACTGATAATTTTTGTAAGCTTAACAAGGCAAAACAGGCCGCTAAGGAAGTGTGGCGGCCCTAA
- the LOC141620059 gene encoding uncharacterized protein LOC141620059: MMIVTAVGQVKEACMCKRFGSTLTGPALRWFVSLPNRPISTFAELVNAFTQQFASSRKLQKHARDLYRIVQGAGETIGEYNTRLNNEKVAVRECDVSTAVEAFRRGLHHDSELYKQLTMHPCHSFEAVQEKAATAIRLEEDILARASLPNTPSVSSTSAIEKSGRKQSTSKKDESGLTYSAAKRHATETKGDMPANSCRISHSDLPAVAFDEGDICDEQEHHDALIITLSMANCTVRKVLVDTGSSVNLIMLKTIENMGFSEKDLQKKTIPLVGFSGEIANSLGEIVIPTYVEGVNKQIRYLVIDRPSTYNVILGRPWLHQMKAVPSTYHQCIKFPTPWGVETIRRDQEEARGCYKKALKCTASPLT; encoded by the exons atgatgatagtgacaGCTGTAGGGCAAGtaaaggaggcttgcatgtgcaagaGATTTGGATCCACATTGACGGGGccagcacttcgatggtttgtaagcctgcCCAATAGGCCGATctccacatttgctgaattggtaaaTGCATTCacccagcagtttgcaagcagccGGAAGCTACAAAAGCATGCAAGAGACTTGTACCGAATCGTCCAGGGAGCAGGAGAAACCATTGGGGAATACAACACCAGATTAAACAACGAGAAGGTGGCAGTACGGGAGTGTGATgtttcaacagcagtagaagctttCAGGAGGGGCCTTCACCATGACTCCGAGCtgtacaagcagctaactatgcacccTTGTCATAGCTTCGAAGCAGTACAAGAAAAGGCAGCTAccgcaatcagattggaggaagacatcctagccagagccagcctgCCTAATACACCAAGCGTATCCAGCACCTCAGCCatagagaaatcaggaagaaagcagtCTACTAGTAAGAAGGATGAAAG TGGgttgacatactcagcagctaaaaggCACGCCACCGAGACTAAGGGAGATATGCCAGCAAATtcctgcagaatttctcacagtgatctACCTGCCGTtgcctttgatgaaggagatatatGTGACGAACAGGAACATCATGATGCACTCATTATCACCCTATCAATGGCTAACTGTACAGTCAGAAAGGTACTAGTAGATACGGGCAGCTCAGTCAACCTGATCATGttaaaaaccatagaaaacatggggtttAGTGAGAAAGATTTGCAGAAGAAAACCATCCCGTTGGTAGGATTCAGCGGGGAAATAGCCAACTCactaggcgagatagtcatcccaacctatgtggaaggggTCAACAAACAGATCAGATACCTAGTCATAGACAGACCCTCTACCTATAATGTCATCCTGGGAAGACCGTGGCTGCACCAGATgaaggcagtcccctcaacataccatcaatgtatAAAATTCCCCACTCCATGGGGGGTAGAGACAATACGaagagatcaggaggaagctagaggctgctacaagaaaGCACTAAAGTGCACCGCCAGCCCTCTAACATAG